One Glycine max cultivar Williams 82 chromosome 8, Glycine_max_v4.0, whole genome shotgun sequence genomic window, TCACATGCAAAAGAAATAACCTAGGTGATGTAGGAACTTTTATTGGGTCATCTGTTTTCTCATGATTCCTATCAACAAACAAAATTGTCTTTCTCTTTTCCTCTCTTTGGAACAAGCCTCATCTATGAAGGCTTCTCCTTTATCACCATCTTTAGAGTCAAACAAAACCATTTCATTGTCGTCGTCCAAGTTCAGTCCCTAGTGTTGACTGTCAAGTAAAATTGTCCCATCGAAAATCACCCAGGTTTAATCCAATGTCAAGATCATGATTTTTCTCCTCGAAACCCAAATCTAGGACATCTGCCACCTTAGACTACATAGTCGCATCTTGATCGATGGCACCTTTGTTAACCCCGTCATTACCTTGCGTCCCTCACAAAGGTAGATCTGGTCTTGAATGCAGCAAATATTGTTTTGGATGTCGCTAAGGGATTTGAACAGCAAGGTGTTAATGAAGAAATCAGAAACGTTAGTGGGAGTGGGCGAAGAACGCATTGACGAGGCTGAGGTAGAGTTGGCCAAGCACGTCGTTTTCGAAGGCACCAAGGCCATCACCAAATTCACTAGCTCTTAATTGATTATGTGCTTTGATTTGGGtttgtttttagtttcaaaatGAATATTGGCGGTTTTGAGCTATCACAAATCacattaacaaatatttaacaaatgTATCATTACTTAactaataatggtaaagatttaaaataaaacttttcaaatatcaAGGAACAAATgcaaaggaaaaatttattaggaaacaaatataaaattcaaatatatattgaggataaaaacatatttaaactaatataaaataactaaaactaatGTTTAATAAGAAGAAACATCTAAATCTTTTATCcatttcttttattgaaaacaaattatatttttttatttacgttTAGTAGCTACACAAGTCTTCCTATTGTtcgacaataataataatatggtaAATTTATGTATGTAATAGTGTTTTTGGCAAAATTATACACAAATAAacaattaacaataataatatcaaatgtGAGTCTTATCTTGACTATCAAACATGATTATCATCCATGACAAGATATTTGAGATCTAATTTGTTAAAATCTGGGTCTCACTCTCAAAAGTGAGTTTAACTCAAAACTTTTGAAGTAAAATCTAAAACAAACTGAAAGGGTGACAAAAGGGTTCTTACCTTGGAAGTTGCATAAGGAGAAGCATAATTGAAGGCAAGAATATGAGAATAAATTCAACTTTTCTAAATTAAGCAACtcattttagaaaataagtaaataattttagttattaatgacacaattaatcattaatattacatacatataaataacaaatcataaatatattgaaatatcaattgttaatttttttcgtCTATAAACTGAGATTATTCAATGTACACTTACTCTTTGTAGAGAAGTCAAATCCTATAAAAATGAACTTTAGAAATTACGTGTCTTTCGCCTGATTTTAAATCTCATTTTAATAATTACACATCTATAATCAATTTCAATAATAAGTTTTCATGCATTTTCTAtagaagttaaatttttttaatgtgttatcTAAGTAAAAATCGCCTTACTTTCTACACAGATCTAGTTCTACAAACATACATCCCAACACTTAACTGTAACATCATTCGAGTTACTACTTAACTATTGCATTCTTAATTTCTTGTTAcactatttttaattgattgcaAGGGGACAAAAGGAGTATATTGACGATCACtgacaaatttttcttttttctttttccttcttttgttaGGGCTATCACACAGTAGAAAGCTGatgcaaatataaaatattagtatCCAACAccctactttttttattttaagcacaacattgaaaaattatacatttcaaTTCATACATAAAAAAACGCTTACAAATTAATTCCTTactaataatcaaaattataagttACAACAATACTGATTTTTCTATCATgtgaaaatcaataaaaatgatGTGTCAAACACGGGAACAAACACGtaaatttcttatatatttagattaaagcaatattttttatataaagattaaaacaaaacaaaacaaaaaaacagtgCAAACAACAGGAGCAATTCACAAACTTCTTAAGTAATGACTAAATATAAAATCTAAACTTTTAAGCAAGTAGAAAAACGAAAGgatcgaaattttgaatttaatctaaattaaaattctgGCGACAAAATAAGATATTCAGGATTCCTCCATATGGAAGTTTGAATTTGCAttgtacattaaaaaaaaaaaaaaaaaactatcagaaaggagaaagggagaaagaaagGGAAAGGGTCAATCGAAGTCGCACAACGAAGTGCCTTGTTCCTTGCCAGTCTTTAGTTTCGTTGCCAAGGAGGGAAGGCGTCATGCTTTATATGTTGTGAATGCCAGGCAGCAGAACGATAAGCCTTTGACCTAATACAAATAATGAATGCCTCCATTCAGCTCACTGACCTTGTATAGCTCGGGAATGTTAATTCTTCCCACCCTGGATAAAAAAGGGTAAAAGAGGTCAGAACTCAGTATatttctctttcaaaaaatgTGTAGCATATGATAGATGAAAAGAAAGCAGCTAACAAACTTTCGGAAGTTTTTCATGCCACAAAATTTATACATGTTGAAGTAATACgacgaaaaagaaaattaaacaccTAGAAAATTGAGTGACCCCTTGTACAAAAGGTGTGACTAGTCAGTCTCTCTCATTGATGGACTTTACCAAGAAGAAAATGGAAATCAGAATTGGTAGACAACTATGGGAAATTGAATATCAACAAACACGAACTCCTTGACCATGTAAAGGTGTAAAGCTCATAAAGAGAAATTGCCCCAAAGAGCATAGCCATTTCAACCATGCCCCTCACAACACAGACTCTGCACTATAGGTTACTTCACCACTATAGGTTCATGCACAAAAGAGCGTAGCCAAGCCGGAAAATTGCATAATTGGTTTAAAAGTCCAAGATAATTATAAACAGTGCTTATCGGTAAAGCTCCGAGAGGCTTGAATATCTTTTAGACAGACAACCTCAATGGAAAGATCATTAAATGAGTTTTAACCTGGACTGCATTGCCTCTGCTATCATTATGGTCTCCCCGGTGATGTTACTCTAAAACTTGAAACTACCAATCATCTGTCAAAGTTACTTGTAGTGATACACATAAATCCACACTAATTGATTCATTCATCACATGCACAGCAACCAACTTAAGTGATACATGTAAATCACTTCATATTTGCTAATACATAGATCTAGAAGTTATGATACAGTTGCCTTCTTGATTAAAACTCAAGATTGCAAAATATTGCTTCAAAACATACAAGCACTAGATCCACATACATAAACAGAATATGCATTAATGAACAAGTGCATGCCTTAAAATAATTTCCATCTTCTTACCTTATGTGGTGGAGTTCCTGGTCTTGATGTGTTGTTGCCAAATCCACATTTCCCTTTCTTTTCAGAAGATTTAAGTATTTGGAAAGAGCATGTCAAGGTGTCATCCACACTCATCATAGCACCAGCATTATCAAATTCACCACAGTAGTTTGGTGCGGAGAATATAGTCACTAGCTGACGCTTGGCAAAAAACTCGTATCCATCCTCTACAACCTATACAAAGCCCAAAATTTTAGAAGGAAAACATAAAACCAGATTCACCAATTCATTAAAATGGATTAAGACTGATGAGCCAAGCAAATGCCCAATACATCAGCATAGACAGACAAAGATAAAATACAAGTACATCAACAAAGATAGGCTGGCAACTAAATAAAGGGTCATCAATTAAACACAAATACAAATGACATGATATTTATGAGGTGTCAAAGTTGGTGATATAGAAAGGAAAGAGATAAACCCAACTGtattaaacataataaattcTTTAGACTTACAATAGTGATTAATACAGTGTGACATCAAAACCAATTTCATCATTCATCCcatctctttcttttccctttGATTCTCATACATCATAATTAATCTATTCAATGCTTGCGATTATTTTCATTTAGCAACTTGAGTAATGAGTAGCAAAATGCAAGCACATCATGCATGACCAACTGTAGTATATAAGTATAGAAGTACAAACCATGAAAGATACTACCTATAGCCACAGATGATCACAATCCAATAGGAGCAATAAAATCATAGAAATTGACCAAACTTCAGGTTTCATTACCTGGTGAGCTCGGCAAATCAGATCGAGATCATGATGTTCAAGAAACTCAGCAACCTTATCAGCCCCAAATGTAAATGACACACCTCGGTCATTTTCTCCCCACCCATCTAGATCTTTATCGGGATCAGCCCATAGAAGGTCACAGAGAAGGCCATGATCTGGCACATCAATAGGACGAGCAATACTCCGAATCTGATCCAAGTGCTTAAGATCAGGCGATAGTCCGCCATGCATGCAAAGGATCTTCTCATCTACCAGAGCAGCAACAGGTAGGCAATTAAAACAATCAGTAAATGTCTTCCAGAGGCGAATATTAAACCTCCTCTTACACTCATCATAGAAACCATATATACGATTGATGGATGCACACTCATGGTTGCCCCTGAGAAGAAAGAAATTCTCCTTGTATTTGATCTTGTATGCGAGGAGTAAGCATATTGTCTCTATGCTCTGCTTACCACGATCAACATAATCTCcgagaaataaataatttgcttCAGGCGGGTATCCCCCATATTCGAACAGCCTTAAAAGATCTGAGTATTGGCCATGAACATCTCCTGCAAATgaattattaaaacaaatgcCATC contains:
- the LOC100790490 gene encoding serine/threonine-protein phosphatase PP1, which translates into the protein MDENVLDDIIRRLLAAKNGRTTKQVLLTEAEIRQLCVSSKEIFLSQPNLLELEAPIKICGDVHGQYSDLLRLFEYGGYPPEANYLFLGDYVDRGKQSIETICLLLAYKIKYKENFFLLRGNHECASINRIYGFYDECKRRFNIRLWKTFTDCFNCLPVAALVDEKILCMHGGLSPDLKHLDQIRSIARPIDVPDHGLLCDLLWADPDKDLDGWGENDRGVSFTFGADKVAEFLEHHDLDLICRAHQVVEDGYEFFAKRQLVTIFSAPNYCGEFDNAGAMMSVDDTLTCSFQILKSSEKKGKCGFGNNTSRPGTPPHKGGKN